One bacterium genomic region harbors:
- a CDS encoding MATE family efflux transporter, which translates to MNGQKSAAALGIESVWRLLLQYALPSVIAMTASSLYNITDGIFIGHGVGALAISGLAITFPLMNLAAAFGALVGVGAATLMSLRLGQKDYVSANAILGNVFVLNLILGGVYTMLVLFFLDPILTFFG; encoded by the coding sequence ATGAACGGACAAAAATCAGCCGCCGCGCTGGGCATAGAAAGCGTGTGGCGTCTGCTGCTGCAATATGCTCTGCCCTCGGTCATCGCCATGACCGCCTCGTCGCTGTACAATATCACCGACGGCATTTTCATCGGCCACGGCGTGGGCGCGCTGGCCATCTCAGGTCTGGCCATCACCTTTCCCTTGATGAACCTGGCCGCTGCCTTTGGCGCGCTGGTGGGCGTGGGCGCCGCCACTTTGATGTCGCTGCGGCTGGGACAAAAAGATTATGTCAGCGCCAACGCCATCCTGGGCAACGTCTTTGTGCTCAACCTGATTCTGGGCGGCGTCTACACCATGCTGGTCCTGTTTTTCCTGGACCCCATCCTCACCTTTTTCGGCG